ATCCCCACGATCACGTCCCGCATACTGGGCGCTCCCTGACGGCTGGCAATGCCCTCGTAATCGAGAAATATGTACAGTGAGGAGTAACATCCGATTATGGCGAGGATGTAATCAAAAATCGGTATCCTCGTCCTGGTGGACAGGAAGGACCAGAAGCCTGTGCGAGGTTTCTTGAGGGTCGGGTAGCTGGTGAAGGCAATGAGCATGGCGAACCCGAGATGGACGGCCCTGATGATCACTGTATCGAGGAGCCACACGCTTGCAATGGACAGCTGAAACAAGCACCATACGACGGCGATGCCGGGTATTATCCATTTGTCCCACCCGACAAGGTGGCGGTAGCCGGCCTCCTCCTCCTCGGCGATCCTCTTGGCTTCCTCAACACCTGCTTCAAAATCATCGTCCTCGAAGCTTCCGGAATCGGACTGGCCATGATTTTCTTCTTTGGGCCCCCGGCCCTCACGGTGATCATCCATGGACATATGGTCTCTCCCTTGCTCCTCATCTTTTTCCAGGACTGACAACCTCGCATTGACCCGGTTGCATCCTGTTCTCATCCACTGGATATGATTTCTGTCCCGGTCAAGCTCTTGAGCTTGACCGGGACAGAAGCTGAAACTATTTCATCATGCCTGCTTCTTTGTAATACTTCATGGCTCCCGGGTGCAGAGGAGCGGAAAGGCCCTCGAGCATGTTCTCTTTGGTCAGAACTGAGTAGGCCGGGTGCAGACCCTTGAGTTCGTCGAAGTTCTCGAAGATCTCCTTGACCACGCCGTACACGTACTTATCCTTGACCTTTCTGGAGGTCACGAAAGTAGCCTTGACACCAAAGCTGGCTACGTCGGACTTGTTGTCAGCGCCAGGGTAGTTACCCATTACCGGAACCACGCTGGGCGCATAGTATGAGAACTTCTCGTAGAAGGAAGCGGGAAGCTTGATCTCGATGAACTTGACCTTCCTTGTGCCGCTGGTGGCCTCCTTGAAGGCGCCCGATGGGTGACCCACAGTGTAAAAGAAAGCATCGAGGCGGCCGTCCTGCAGCATGCCCGGAGCCTCTGCGGCCTTCAGGCTCTCAGCCTGGATGTCCTTCTCGTAATCGATACCGAGGGCGGCGAGGGCATCGATAGAATTCTGCCTCTGCCCGGAACCGGGGTTACCGATGTTGACCCTCTTGCCCTTCAGGTCCATGAAGGAGTTGATGCCCGCGTCCGCGGCAGCGACCAGGGTGACGCTCTCAGGATGTACCGCGAAAAGGGCCCTGAGGTCCTTCTGGGGGTTTCCGGCCCACTCGGAATCGGGGCTGCCGTTGAACGCCTGGTACTGTCTGTCCGACTGGACAACACCGAACTCAAGGTCCCCTTCCATAATGGCGTTGATGTTGAACACCGATCCGCCGGTAGATTCAACGGTCAGGCGCATGTTATACACATCCCTTTTCTTGTTTACGATCCTGGCAATGGCCCCGCCTGTGGGATAGTAAACACCGGTAACGCCACCCGTGCCGATAGTGAGAT
Above is a genomic segment from bacterium containing:
- a CDS encoding TAXI family TRAP transporter solute-binding subunit; the protein is MRKATIFVVALAAVALAVTGITPVPAAAAPKYLTIGTGGVTGVYYPTGGAIARIVNKKRDVYNMRLTVESTGGSVFNINAIMEGDLEFGVVQSDRQYQAFNGSPDSEWAGNPQKDLRALFAVHPESVTLVAAADAGINSFMDLKGKRVNIGNPGSGQRQNSIDALAALGIDYEKDIQAESLKAAEAPGMLQDGRLDAFFYTVGHPSGAFKEATSGTRKVKFIEIKLPASFYEKFSYYAPSVVPVMGNYPGADNKSDVASFGVKATFVTSRKVKDKYVYGVVKEIFENFDELKGLHPAYSVLTKENMLEGLSAPLHPGAMKYYKEAGMMK